In the Besnoitia besnoiti strain Bb-Ger1 chromosome IX, whole genome shotgun sequence genome, ATGTAATCACCTTTGCTTACACGGACGTCGGGAAGCTGGTAGAGCCGGGGCTGAACAAATGCGCAGAGCTGCGACACCGACCCTACGCGCAAACAGCAGACCATCCGCAGcgaaagagaagagacatGGTGTGGCGTGATGGAACAAGGAGGATATTGCAATCTGCTGTGGGCTCCTCATGAGCGACTTCTGTCGCAGACGAATACAAATCCGGAGGCATGCTAGACGTCCAGGAAGCTCTGAGGGCGAGGAACGTTGATTTAGCAAAAGGGGGCACAACCGGGCTTTGATTTCGCTTCTGTTCAACGGTGAAGCAGTCCTACAACGCCAGTTTCAAGAgtggaaatcaaaagagctttcacgctatctctagttgatatttcattgacatgttgataacatacACACAACACAACTCTTGCCACAACAGATACTAGCGACCTGGAACCGCTGTAGGCGGTATGCCTGCGGACTGGATTATTTGCCTCTGGAGCTGAAGACTCATCAGGCAAGCTCGGGGCCAACAGCAAGGGAACGGATCAGGCCCATGATTGGTTACAGAAAGGCTCTTTATCCCTCAACAAGGCGCCCCTGTCACAGCACCAGAGGCTCGCCGGAAGCGCTTCGCATGCTTCCTGCGACAGACTGAGCCCCTAAAATTTTACCTATCTCTCCCTATAACTTCCTAATGGGCGTGCCCACTTCATAGTCGAACCCTGAAGGACGCCGTGCATGTGTCAGGGGCACTTCCGCAGTGGACATTATGAGGCAGATACGAGCCAACGATGTGTCTCCTCGAAATGTCTACTTTCGGTCACCTGCTTGCTGAAGCAATTGGACTCCTTCTGCGTGGGCCGTCATCTTCCGGAGGGCTTGTGCAACTGCGACTCTGCAAGTTAATTCCACGGAACCTTCACAGCCATGCCGCAAATTTGAAGAGCAGTCGACGCGACAGAGCGAATATATTCACCAGGCCCTCAGTGTCTTTCTTTGAGGCTCTTCTTGatgggggaggggggggacaTGTGTCCAATAACATGATATATGGGCACGACACGTAAGAATTCTAGATTACTGTGGCTGCATTGTGGAACAACTAACGGTGACTACTACTGGCAGAGTCCACGACGAGAACAGGGACCGTGCACACGAAGCACAAGATGCCAGTGGATAAACTCCTACCTGACCAGTTCGGACTGAGTGACCAGAACCTTCTGGCCCAAACGCTCAATCGCCCCAGACTCTTTTGCAGCTTTTCTCCCTGCTGGCAGTAATGTGGCGCCCCCAATGACgtcagctgccgcagcttgAATCAGGAAGTCGCCACACGAAGACCGGCGAGGGCAGGCCCCactgcagcaggcgacgcctATCCGTAAATGAGGGTTTTCATGCCCAGCGATCGAACAGGTCTTTCCAAAGCGGATGTCGTTGTAGAAATCGCCGCTCGCTTCGTCTGTGACCCTTTTCTGGAAGGGTTCTGCGGATATGGCGCTGTCCGCTTCTGCCGTCTCCCCCGAGTCACAGTTTCCGACTGTGGTTGCTGGGATACCAGACTGCTCGTTGTCAGGACGGCGTCTGGACTTGCCATTGCTGGTCGCTCTGTttgcagctgcttcagcatGCCCAGACGGTTCGCGCAAGCATGTAGACTCAGAGGAAAGTGCGGTCACTGGctgccgccgaagacgcgctcCGAGGAACTTGCTTTCAAATGGGTGCTCAGTATTGAAGtccagcagaggcgccgctgctgccacAATGTCGTAGTTGAGAGCCTTCCATTTGTCTTCCTGAAACACCAGCACGCACTCTCAGCTGGGCGCGCGGATGGTTCAGGGTGAGAGGGTAAGAGGCTGCCTGAGATTTACATTCAGGTTGGGACTGTCGCGAACCCAGCATTCTTTCTCTGATATGCCAAGAGCACTGTTAAAGAGACACTGGTGTCCAAGCGAAGGCCTAACACCTGCGGCCAACTCGAAAGCACCCATGAGTTTGAGGCCACACTGACAACAGTTCTAGCACACACATCAGTGGCTAGGAGTCTTCCGTGTCGCCCTCATGCTCAAGGGTGACCTATCACGTCGGTTAAGAACCTGCGGTCGGTCGTCGAGGCAATGTGCAGTGAGCTTGCGCACGTGTTGTTATCCAAGGGAATGCTGGATGCTCCTAGGTGCATGTCTGGGTGAAAAAGCAGCAAGTGAGTTCTCTGGTACTGTTCCATCCGTTGCAGTTGACCCTGTGTATGCTCATAAGCATGATGATTTCCCCTGCATCCGGACGCGTCGGCACATGGCACTGTTTGAAACAGCCACGAAATGTCCTGTCATACTTCAGATCACATGACATCTGGCACTTTGAGGTCGTGCTAACTCTTCTGGCGAAGAATAGTTGCTCACATCATTCTTTATCGCAGCACCTGATGTAGCAATCAAAGTGAGCACTGACGTTACGAGGAACCGGCATTTGTCATTGGCACGAcgtgaggcgcgcggacgagTGCTGTGAAGAAACAACGCTGCCCATGCCAGATTCTTACTGGGAGCGGGCGAGGCTTTTGTTGGTTCCTGTTGCTCTCCACATAACCACGGTGCGTCTTACTTGGTCAGAGAGGATTCCTTTAATGGCTGACAGTGCCTCCAAAACCTTCGCTGGACCAATAGTCttggcgcgctgcagctgccctATCAAGCGAGGGAGCGCCCGAGCTCCGTAGCTGCAGTCAAGCGTGCAACTAGAATAGCTTGCCGGATGATTTTCAAAGCGTACCCACAGACTGGCCAGCTCTGTGAATGTGTTTTTATTCGTGCGCGCGCATCCATGGACTCAATTAAGCCGGCGTGGTTGTAATTGGCTATGGGTGGCAAATGCACGCTGTTTTCCTCGAAGGATCTAGGTATCAATTGCATTAGGCAGGGGCATCTTCTGATGTATCTAAACCACAGATAAGATCTGAGGCACCGGACAACACCGCCTCCAAGAAGAATGACGCAAAATTCAAAACATGGATGGTTCTGTTCTCGGGGCAGAACCGGTTGTTAGGTTATGTGACGTTTTCGAGCAACGGAGTGCACAGTGAGCGCACGGCTCAACAAGGAGTCGATGCATAGCTTAAGGGGGATTTACACTGGTGTTTCTCGACGAGTCGGTTCTCGAGTCCAACAGAATGCCGCTGACACAACTCGCCCAGTCCACCAACGGATGCGTGCCAGGGCGCTAAGCGACAACGACAATAGCGAGGACTGTTCTGACGACAAAtgccacggcggcgcgctaCAGTTCAACAGAGCTGCCTCATACAAGCAGGGCAGGACTGTCAAAACGAACATACGCGATCGTTACTTCGTCGCTGTGACATGTTGCATCTTTTGCCCGGTCGTACGGGTGCCGGTAGTGCAGAGCCTCGTTATCGATTACGCGGTTATATGCTTGTTCATGGTGGCAGGGCTGCGGCTGAGATGTCTTATATGCCTTAGCGACGTCCATCATTGCACAGGTTTCTTTCCACTGCTCTCTTTCAGAGCTCTTGGCTTCCCTCTATCTACTGCAGCTACGACATCAACGCAATCGCAGACCCTGTTCTATGCTCTGGGATGTAGCGGTCATGGATGGAGGCGCGTGGTGCATCCCCGACTCTTGGCGTCTTCCGTTTATCTTGGTCACATCGCTGTCGAAGACAGTCCCAAAACGTGACGCGCCAAGGCAACTGCCTGATGATCGAGATGGCAACAGCAGAGCACGAAATAACCCTGTACTAGCGTGCGAGATACCTTGCCAACCTCGCTCCCCACTGGAGTGGAATCCATGAGATCGCGCACTCGCTGTCGCCAGATATGGACACACCTTGGAAGTGGGGACTGAAGGTGAAACTGTCATAATTGGGGCTGCCGCATGTTGCCACAAGCAACAAAACTCCGAAAAAATGTTTAGTGGCACTAACGCCTGTCCCGCAGATGAGTAGGGCCCCCCGACCGTCGCCTAGAGCGGTAGCAGTAATTTGCCGCCGTCTTGTTTCTTCGTTTCATAATATGAGTATTTCAGAGTTAAGGAACAGGAGCTGCTCGTAGAGGGTCTCCGCCGTGCAAGGTTATTCGGCAGGACCGCAGTGACATATTTAGGGGACCCACCCCTGAACTTGATTCGGGACATTCCACCAACTATTACTTTGCCTGCTAGGAAGGTCTTCGGACGCCATTTGCTATCAGCCAGGGTgtaggcgcatgcagctcacTGTATGGGGGCCCGAGAGTTCGGACTTCTGCATGTGCTGCTTTTCTGTCCCAAGCCAGTTTTGTGCACGTGGGGGTAGTAAAGCATTAGCGTTTGACAGGTAATTCTAGGAACCGTGCGATACGATAGTAACTAGCAGAAGAAAAATTTTGGCAGACCGTCGATCCTTGGGAATTGGGACAAAGTGCACAGCGCGACCACAGAAATTTGCAGCTGACTCAGTATCTGTTCAGCAGTTATCCTCTGTATCTTCGGGAGGGTACTCTTTCGGAATGGCATCAACTGTGTCTTCACTTCATCGATGATCCTGCCGATACCAACGGGTCACGCGAGGCGTCATAGAGAAAAAGATTGAATGTGCTTTGTAATCGGAAGTCGACCCAAAACAAGGTATGCTAGTATGACAGTTCGATTGGGGAAGTGCGCCTAGAGGAGAGCAAACGCGAAGCGATACAAAATGGGCATAGCACATCCCCCTGTGCTGTTTCTTATGGGGGAAGGACGGAAGAAAAACTAATTACATCTGTTCTCGTTCTCGATTAGCTTGCGAGGGcagggcagcgacggcgagtgcCTGGCCCCCTGACACGCCGCCAGTCTTACTTTTTTTTCCTGTGTGGCTCGCTTAAATATATCCTGAACTGTCATACTCCGTTTACCCGCGCCAAGTCTCTTCATTTGCTAGAGAATATAGATAGAGAACCGGTTTACGAAGAGACTCACTTCCCACGTTTGTTCCGGCAGTATCTCAACTGCTGTCCCCGGGGTGATTCGTGCGCAGTTCCCTTCCTAAGCGATCGGATGGCTGATGCTTGGGGTGCCTTTCCTCGTGAGGACTTCTCCAGTTATGGTCGGTGTAGTCCAAGCGTATACGCATACGTCTCATTTATACGTAATAACAAAAAGCAGGTAatggggggaaggggggcgCGCAGAGTGGAGGCATTAAGGTCCAGCGGCGGGGGGGCTTATGAACCCGTGCATGACATCGAAGATCTCAGCCAGGAGCTCAGACTTGAGAAGGCATCGGAAGAAGTATGTTCCCACCTGCATGAAAATATGCTAAAGTACTGCTCAATGAGAGGGCAGCTATATTAACTGCTCGTTCGTATTCGCGTTCTCAAGCCCTTCTACCACAAGTTAAAGGTCTGTAGAGCTCTCTAATTGCGGGATATTTCGAAAGCATTTCTGGGTGACGGCTTTGATGGTAGCGGTCCCAGCGGAGCTAATATGAGATGATGCTGCACGTTCAACAAGAAGCAATGCTTCCTCAGAGGCCGTCACAACAGTGAGGCACAGACGTCGTTCGCGGAGCGTGCGCCGAGGTCTGTACCAGCGAAGGACACACGACGCTCGAGCGCGGTCGTGACGATGAGATTTTGAAAACGGGCGCTCTGCTCGCATCCCTTGATTCAGAACCAGAACGACGGAAAGAAACAAAGGTTCCACCGTGCAGCAAACACACGCGCAAGCAGCTCTGTGTGCGGCTACGGCGCACAGTTGTAACACTCAGACCACAGCAGTCTTCCACTTCAGAATCACTGGTAGTTACACAGTGAGGCCAGCTGCTTGCATCACAGGCGACGGAGGGCAATCATTCCCGTTTCCAGGAATTCCTCGCTTTCGAGCGCCCCCGGTTGTATAGAGGATTCGGACGATAGAGTGCTGGAAGACTCGCGAGCACAAGTGGCTAGAGGCAACGCCGCCCTCACACACAGCGGATCTTGCGCGCAGACTGGGTCCAGACGCGTTGGCAAAGCGTGCTAAAAGCAAAATAGCTCACTGCGGAGGCCGGCCGACTGTTTGACAGTAGCTCCTCTGCCACGCCTTTTTCAGGCTTCCTGACTGTGCATGTTTGAGGCGCcaagggcgcggcgggtAGCTGGTTGCTTCAAGCGTGACCTCTTGCGTGTCTAGTATTTTCTTCGCTGTGTGAGCAACCCCAAACTAGAGCACACCCGGAGTGTAGTTATATACGTGGAAGCAGTTTGCTGGCGTCGGAAAACAGCACCTTCATGACCGAAGACTTAGCGAAACGCgaaggcgcatgcatggAACGAAGACGCACACGACGCGAAGATGTCGTCGGATGCAGGTAGCACATTCGCAGTCCTCTAGAGCAGAGCAAAAGTAGCTTTGTTCCCAAGGTAAGCTATTCGTGTAGCATGATTTGCAATCTCTGACAGCGGCAAAGCTTTTCTCTTGAGTGTGTGGTTGATTCCTGAGGCGAACTTGCGCTGTTGTCTCCGCTGGAGCAAAGCAGTACCGCCTCGGAGCGGCGTGAAAGTGAAGCGTGACGTCGTCCTGCGTCGCGTATTTACCTGGTAGCAAAAGGCCACAAGGACAACAGAGACTGTCTAACCTCGACTTTCATGCTTTTCTCGGGTTGTGTTAGTGTGCATCCTGAAGCCAGCGTCCCGGTGAGACTCCTCTAGAAGtgcagccgcttcgcctcgtttGGCCGTTCTTCACCCAGCGTCCTCGGCACAGCGTGACAGTGTATTACACTCTTCTTACCGTCTTACCTGTCTTTGTCTCTCCTTAAAAACCCCTGCGCGACGGATTTCCCACGGTATAAGATGAGTCCGCTAGCTCCTCTCAAAGTCGCCATTGCGGGATGCAGCGGGCGCATGGGCAAGCGGCTCCTCGCGCTGGCTGGCGCGGATCCTAACTTGCAATACGTGGGTGGCGTGCGGTCGTCGGCTGGGAAGAATTCCGACTCACAATCAACGAATTGGCAGCAATCTGCAAATGCGGCGAACGTAACAAACGTCTACGCCTCCCTGGACGAGCTGATCGACAAAAGCGGCCACAAACCCGCAGTCGTTGTGGACTTCAGCAAACCCGATGGTACTCCCCAACTGTGCACAAAAAAGCGCTACTTGCACCATAAAACATGAGTTGATGAAGTGATTTCAGTTCACCGACGCTGCTGAGGAGCTCGGCGGctttcggcgtctgctgaggcgccgggcgcgtGGTTCCGCTTGGCAGAGCTTCGCAGGCTCACGTGCCAAGGAACCCtaaattcgcatgtttgattgacatttagccgctaatatacagtcatccaagatatatttatctatcgcaggttcggtctaatgaAGTCAGGATGTGACTGATCGCCCTTTCAGTCGAATCTCACGTGTGCAACCTAATGCAGGGTTTTTCTACAGCTGAGCGACTCGCTTGTCATGCGGAGAGATCCGTCTGTGCTTGCGTGTGCTCATCCTTCGGCGTACATGGCCTGTGCCGTTCCGGTTGCGAGTCTGCAGGAACGATGGCACTTGTGCCAGCGTGTGTGCGCCACGGCGTCTCTTTGGTCATCGGCACGACCGGCTTTACCTCGCAGCAGCTAGAGGAGAtcgacgctgcggcgaagaaaaTCCCGCTGTGCATCGCGGCGAACTTCTCGCTCGGCGTCAACTTGCTGGTTCGGCTAGTCGGCGAGGTGAGTCCTGAATAGCcctgccgctctcgcggcagGATCGTTGTGAAAACCTGAAGGACTCAGAAGagctgcctgccgccgcaccaGGTTTCGCTGTCACCGTGAGCCTGTGTCGATCTACACTGCTTCAGGGGATCTGCTGCTCGGAGAGGGCGTGTGACTGCCAAATGCAGAGACAGGTTTTCTTTTGGTGCGGAGACGTCGGGTTGTTTTTGTCACGCTGCTACGCGAGATCAGCTCgcaagcggcgcctgcgtcgtggGCAGCTCGTGGCAGGCCCGTAGACAGGCTCCCGCGAAGGTCGCGAGGCATAGAGTGCGCGGATTTCGCAGAGGCTTCCCCGTCTgtcgctgcgtcctcgtctcctcgcaggTCGCCTCCAGTCTCGGCGAGGACTTTGATATCGAGCTCGTGGAGGCGCATCACAACCGCAAGGTCGACGCCCCGAGCGGCACAGCTGTGGCTTTGCTGGACTCGATTGCCAAGGCGACGGGGCGGACGACCTGCAACGGCCACGCcgacagcgcaggcgccagcggaGAAAACCCCGGAGACAAGATGGTGCTTGTCCACGGGCGCGAAGGGCGGGacgcgaaaagaagacgcggagaggtCGGCGTGCACGCCCTGCGCATGGGCAACGTAGTGGGCGAGCACAGCGTGATGTACGCGAGCGACTTCGAGCGCATCACGCTCAGCCACCACGCGGAAACGCGAGATGTGTTTGCCTCCGGCGCTCTGCGCATGGCGAAATGGATCGCGGGTCGGCCGAGCGGCAAATACGAGGTCAGCGATATGCTTTTCGAGAGCGTCTCAAAGAAATGAGAAGCACGCAAgcgggcctgctgcgcgaggcacgcACAACCAGCCGTCTGGTTTGGGAAAGGCAGTGGACAGGGCTAGCGCGCCCGTGGGCTTGCGCGGTAGTCGCAAAGTAATTTcaacggcgccgccgcgctgaagGCCTGGAGGACGCTCAACGAGCGTCTGATCTAAGCCACGAAGCAGGGCAGCTCATGAACAGCTTGCCGCTCTCTAGGCAGTTTGCTGCGTCAGTTGGCCGCTACCCCGCGCTCTATTTCCACGCTTCAGGGTTGTGGAGCTGCCCGCGTGAGAACGTTCACTCTGTGTTCCGCGGCTCAGACCCTCCCCGACGCAAACGCTGGACGTCTCAGAgtgtctgcgtcggcggAAAGGCTGCGGGGAGCGCCCATGTCGCATGTGATGTGGCTGGCTGCTGACCTGCGTCCAAAATGTTGCATAGCAAGCGAGTgtgagcgacggcggccgcgcctccacgcgtctGCTTTGGGTACAGTGCAGACTTCACGTATCAAAAGTCGTTCCTTACAAGTCAATCGTAAAACAGATCGCACTCAAAGAACCACGCCTCGGCAGGACGCCACGCGCGATGACGGCTTACCCTGCTCCCATAAAACAAAATACACTCCCACAGTCCCTGTTCGCGATGGTGCTGTCAGTTACGCTAGACCCTCACTCAGCCCACCCAGCGGCGACATCCTCCAGAAATGACATCATCCCTTTAACCGCCTCGCAGCAGAGGATCCGATTCGTAGACGCaatcgccggcagcggcgctggtGAAACGCGACCACGCTGCTCCGGAGGACAGTCTTAGGTCCCCATGTGCCGCTGCCGTGCGGGATAAAACGCCCTCGCACTCATCTGCCCCGCCCACGCCTtcggcagacgcagctcaAGGCCTGCGGAAGCTTTTGACCTCCAGCAGAAGGCGGTTTCTTGCGTGCATGCGAATTTTCCCGCCCTCATGGGCGCCCTTTGTGATGTCGCCCAGCCTGATGGCTCCCCGCTCGGCGTCCGTAGGATACAGCCAGCCTCCCTCTGGCCTGACGCCCGCCGGTCGACGCGCGCTTatcagcagccgcaggcggccgtTATTTGACTGGCGAAGCTTCGCTTCGGCAGTATCAACGGCCTCAGCCTCTGCATTCTCTGTCACCAACAGGGGTCGTCTTCGCGACCGTCAGTGTAGGTGCGGGTGCGAGCGATGCACTCAATAAAACGCCATTGCCACCGAGACCGCCAAAGAGGCCAAGGCCAGGGGCAGACTTGACAGTGCAGAGCTGACCaagccgtctgcgcctccccACATCATTCCAGGAAAGTACGCGGGCATCACCACGTTCGCCTCTGCTCCGGGCATCGCGACGGCCACCGGCGGCACCTGGTCCGGCGCCACAATGTCCATCTCGTGGCGAATGGCCTCGACGTAGTCCGCAGAAGTCGGTTTCGGGATCGCCTTGCAGAGGATCTGTGGGGGCGGCAAAAGCGATAAGCACTCAGC is a window encoding:
- a CDS encoding dihydrodipicolinate reductase (encoded by transcript BESB_014420), producing MSPLAPLKVAIAGCSGRMGKRLLALAGADPNLQYVGGVRSSAGKNSDSQSTNWQQSANAANVTNVYASLDELIDKSGHKPAVVVDFSKPDGTMALVPACVRHGVSLVIGTTGFTSQQLEEIDAAAKKIPLCIAANFSLGVNLLVRLVGEVASSLGEDFDIELVEAHHNRKVDAPSGTAVALLDSIAKATGRTTCNGHADSAGASGENPGDKMVLVHGREGRDAKRRRGEVGVHALRMGNVVGEHSVMYASDFERITLSHHAETRDVFASGALRMAKWIAGRPSGKYEVSDMLFESVSKK